CAATTGTATTGTTTACAACAGCAAGTGCTCTTTCTTCAGCCGGTCTTTGTTCTTTTGCTCCTTCTAATGTTTTAGAATAGAACTCCCAGTTTGCTGTCTCCATGTCTGTAGACAACGTACTAGCATATCCGTTCACTAATGTCCATTTTAAATATGCTTTTGCATCTGCGATGTTTTTAGCTGATAAAATGTCATTTAATGCTTTCATATATCTTGGTTGAGAAACCACAACTTTATCGATGTTTTTCAAACCTGTTGCATTAAAATAAGCAGTCCAATCAACTACTGGAGTTGTTTTTTGTAACTCAGCAATTGTCATTGGGTTATAAGTTAAACGGCTATCTCTGCGTTCTACTCGTGTTAAACGAGGCTCAGCCATTTTTGTTTCAATTGCTAAAACGCGTTTTGAGTCTGCAGTAGCGTCTTCTTTTGATTCACCTGCCATCTCTAACATACGCGCTACGTGTGCAACGTATTGTTCGCGTTTTTCTTTCATGTCAGCATCTTGCAACACATAGTAATCACGATCAGGTAACCCTAGAGAACCTGTACTTAAATAAATCGTGTTTTCATTTGAGTTTTTTGCATCTGCATAAACATAAGAAGAGTAGAACCCTAAACCACCTTCATCCGCTAAGTCATTGATTAACTTCGTAACATCAGCAGGAGTTTGAATCGCGTTGATTTGATCCAAGTAAGGTTTTAGCGGAGTTACACCAACACTGTTACGTGTAGCATCATCTAAATACGTTTCAAATAAAGCAACTGCTTTCGCTTGATCTGATTTTGCATCCAAATCATGAGCTTCAGCTGCTTTCTTTAAAATAGCCAAGGCATCTTTATCTGTATTCTGTCTCAATTCATCAAAACTTCCCCAACGTGTTCTATCATTAGGAATTTCTGTGTTATCATACCACGTACCGTTTACAAAACGGAAAAAGTCGTCACCAGGATTAACACTTAGGTCCATGTACTCTAAGTTAATGCCGTGATTTTCTTGATCTGCAACTTCTTCTGTTTTCTTGCCATCTTTACAAGCAACTAATGAAGCTAGAGCTAGACCAGAGGTTAATAATACTCNNNNNNNNNNNNNNNNNNNNNNNNNNNNNNNNNNNNNNNNNNNNNNNNNNNNNNNNNNNNNNNNNNNNNNNNNNNNNNNNNNNNNNNNNNNNNNNNNNNNTACACCTGGAAGAGGCTCTAATGCGCTGTATTGATCCGCTAATTTA
The window above is part of the Myroides odoratus DSM 2801 genome. Proteins encoded here:
- a CDS encoding M13 family metallopeptidase, with amino-acid sequence VLLTSGLALASLVACKDGKKTEEVADQENHGINLEYMDLSVNPGDDFFRFVNGTWYDNTEIPNDRTRWGSFDELRQNTDKDALAILKKAAEAHDLDAKSDQAKAVALFETYLDDATRNSVGVTPLKPYLDQINAIQTPADVTKLINDLADEGGLGFYSSYVYADAKNSNENTIYLSTGSLGLPDRDYYVLQDADMKEKREQYVAHVARMLEMAGESKEDATADSKRVLAIETKMAEPRLTRVERRDSRLTYNPMTIAELQKTTPVVDWTAYFNATGLKNIDKVVVSQPRYMKALNDILSAKNIADAKAYLKWTLVNGYASTLSTDMETANWEFYSKTLEGAKEQRPAEERALAVVNNTIGEALGQLYVAEKFPAEAKAKAQAMIKNVLTAFGERIKNLPWMAEETKKGALEKLATTTVKIGYPDKWEDYSKMDIKAPAAKGNYFENMRNASKWEVAKNREDFGKPVDKTKWGMSPQTVNAYFNPLYNEIVFPAAILQPPFYDYKADEAINYGGIGAVIGHEISHSFDDSGARYDKNGNLNNWWTDADLERFTVLGNKLADQYSALEPLPGVFVDGKFTLGENIGDLGGVNAAYDGLKIYLKENGDPGLIDGYTPEQRFFISWGTIWRTKARDEAVKNQVKTDPHAPGYYRAFVPLQNVDAFYEAFDIKETNKLYIKPEERVKIW